The following proteins come from a genomic window of Gimesia chilikensis:
- a CDS encoding sigma-54-dependent transcriptional regulator has product MIHQVTSRGVIQVVSEDRIRRLEICTQLSNLGYTVVPLAEIVLSPAPQHSEADVCVLLDAKGIAEYAFKAETLPEQSLIPVLFYPAFTAGQTRDARQAGGTGSLAGMVPFAELKPEDSLESVGRLLDSAIRYSRLSRKCTGLIQELNTRSTRKLIGYSQAIQNLRDRIADTIHLLTPVLVQGAPGTELALVAEMIHDAMFLETRPFIKVNCSSLTIENVERELLGYFTDEQSSYTDEPKWNPGRLEQAEGGTLVLDQMQLASLPVQSAILKIVERKEYLSPEDGLLKKLNCRLLTLSHVPLTELVAQNQFKRKLASVLGETTITVPRLNDRREDLALLTEYLLSEVARSEGTVPKLLTLDGLETLKRHNWTGDVQELRNLLQHVSRVDNGPRLDAASLQPWIGSEALADPEAMVGMTLREMEQKLIESTFARCGGNRENTAQMLDIGLRTLSGKLRSYGYPPRGGPDSKRNFTVRRAA; this is encoded by the coding sequence ATGATTCATCAGGTAACATCACGCGGCGTGATCCAGGTCGTATCCGAAGATCGGATCCGCCGACTGGAAATCTGTACGCAGTTGTCAAATCTGGGCTACACGGTCGTGCCGCTGGCAGAGATTGTTCTGTCTCCAGCACCACAGCACTCCGAGGCAGATGTTTGTGTATTGCTCGATGCGAAAGGGATTGCCGAGTACGCCTTCAAGGCAGAGACACTCCCCGAGCAGAGTTTGATCCCGGTACTGTTTTATCCCGCTTTCACAGCCGGACAGACACGTGACGCCCGGCAGGCAGGCGGAACGGGGAGTCTGGCTGGCATGGTTCCCTTTGCAGAACTGAAGCCGGAAGACTCGCTGGAAAGCGTTGGCCGTCTACTCGATTCCGCGATCAGATATTCTCGCCTGTCGCGAAAGTGTACCGGACTGATTCAGGAACTGAATACGCGATCTACGCGTAAGCTGATCGGTTACAGTCAGGCGATCCAGAATCTGCGCGACCGGATTGCCGACACGATTCATCTGCTGACTCCCGTTTTGGTTCAGGGCGCTCCGGGGACGGAATTAGCACTGGTGGCGGAGATGATTCATGATGCCATGTTTCTGGAGACGCGACCTTTTATCAAGGTGAACTGCAGCAGCCTCACGATTGAAAATGTCGAGCGGGAACTGCTGGGGTATTTTACTGATGAGCAGAGCAGCTACACCGATGAGCCCAAGTGGAACCCCGGTCGCCTCGAGCAGGCCGAAGGGGGAACCCTGGTCCTGGATCAGATGCAGCTTGCCTCTCTGCCGGTGCAGTCAGCGATTCTGAAAATCGTGGAACGGAAAGAGTATCTCTCTCCCGAAGACGGTCTGCTTAAAAAACTCAACTGCCGACTATTGACGTTAAGTCATGTTCCGCTGACCGAACTGGTTGCTCAAAATCAGTTCAAGCGTAAACTGGCTTCTGTGCTGGGTGAAACGACGATTACGGTTCCGCGGTTGAATGATCGCAGGGAAGATCTGGCATTGCTCACGGAATACCTGTTGAGCGAAGTTGCCCGCAGCGAGGGGACTGTTCCCAAGCTGCTGACACTGGATGGCCTGGAAACCCTGAAGCGGCACAACTGGACCGGCGATGTGCAGGAACTGCGAAACCTGCTTCAGCATGTCAGTCGTGTAGACAATGGTCCTCGCCTGGATGCTGCCAGCCTGCAGCCCTGGATTGGATCCGAGGCATTGGCAGATCCCGAGGCAATGGTCGGTATGACCTTGCGGGAAATGGAACAGAAGTTGATTGAAAGTACGTTTGCCCGCTGCGGGGGCAATCGTGAAAATACGGCCCAGATGCTGGACATCGGCTTGAGAACGCTTTCGGGAAAACTGAGATCGTACGGTTATCCGCCACGGGGAGGCCCAGATTCAAAACGGAACTTCACGGTCCGGCGTGCAGCCTGA
- a CDS encoding flagellar basal body rod protein FlgB: MLDQILNSNSLPLLEKMAAFSERRQEVLAGNIANIDTPGYKMRDLPVAEFRQALQEAVQLQEKLAQPANRSSLSMPVTLGETRNPETELQRLFPRSLYEARETSPQNLTFNDDNNRSIEAQVMHMTKNSLMQQFAVETMMAQMNQLLTVISERA, encoded by the coding sequence ATGTTAGATCAGATTCTGAATTCGAATTCGTTGCCACTGCTGGAGAAAATGGCCGCGTTCTCAGAGCGTCGGCAGGAAGTTCTGGCGGGAAATATCGCGAATATTGATACCCCCGGGTACAAGATGCGCGATCTCCCGGTGGCCGAATTTCGACAGGCATTGCAGGAAGCCGTTCAGTTGCAGGAAAAGCTGGCTCAGCCTGCCAACCGTTCGTCGCTGTCGATGCCGGTGACGCTGGGAGAGACACGAAATCCGGAAACAGAGCTGCAGAGACTGTTTCCGCGGAGTCTGTACGAGGCCCGGGAAACGTCGCCTCAGAATCTGACTTTTAATGATGATAATAATCGGAGCATTGAAGCACAGGTGATGCATATGACCAAAAACTCGCTGATGCAGCAGTTTGCGGTTGAGACCATGATGGCTCAGATGAATCAGCTGTTAACGGTAATCTCTGAAAGAGCTTAA